TCCATATACAATAAAGCATCAAGATCGCGAGCTGAACCATAAATGACAGTAGCTTTAATACCATTGTCACGAGCACAAATTGAAGCAAGTTCTCCCCATATTGCTTTATCATCATTATCTACTTTGAAAAATAAGATGTCATCTTCCTGTGCTGCATCGATTGCAAGTGCAGAAGTTCCCCAATCATCACTAGTAGTTTCTGCTGTAAAAATTCTTCCATAAACTTTTTGATTGTTGACAGGTTTGATTTCCTGAATAACACCAGATCTTCTGGAAATAGAATTGAATGCATCTGAAACCTGACATGAAGATACATTTTCCAAAAGAGAATGTAAGTGAATATACTGCTTATAGTTATCTCCTCTGAATTTTAAATCATCTACAGTAACACCATCTAAGCATATTTCATCAATATCAACACGTTTGTTCAAATTTTTACTTTTATTTAACATATTCTTCGGATTAACTGACATAACTTCACCAAATTTTCACTTTATGTTATACTTTATATATTAGTTATTCTAATAAATAATAATTGTAGTATTTTAAGAAATACTTAAACATTATTATATACTCAATAGA
This Methanobacteriaceae archaeon DNA region includes the following protein-coding sequences:
- a CDS encoding RraA family protein translates to MSVNPKNMLNKSKNLNKRVDIDEICLDGVTVDDLKFRGDNYKQYIHLHSLLENVSSCQVSDAFNSISRRSGVIQEIKPVNNQKVYGRIFTAETTSDDWGTSALAIDAAQEDDILFFKVDNDDKAIWGELASICARDNGIKATVIYGSARDLDALLYMDYPIFSTNFCPNAGSALGLGSLNEPLDINGFKVNPGDFFIGDECGVVVIPQELFAKTMVGALGVKIKELNIINKLSQGATLSEIAVFEKK